The [Eubacterium] siraeum genome contains a region encoding:
- a CDS encoding helix-turn-helix domain-containing protein: MSKNSGTVSGAFSERIKQLRKAKGASQAQVAEYLGVTKQAYSLYETGKREPPFATLLKIAEYFGTDTDTLLMSGDTARVSDPRLKFALFGETEIDDDVLDDVKRLAMLQLELRRSKEKDGKK; this comes from the coding sequence ATGAGCAAAAACTCCGGCACAGTTTCAGGCGCATTTTCCGAGAGGATAAAACAGCTTCGTAAAGCAAAAGGTGCGTCGCAGGCGCAGGTAGCCGAATATCTCGGCGTAACCAAGCAGGCGTACAGCCTTTACGAAACAGGAAAGCGTGAGCCGCCGTTCGCCACGTTATTGAAAATAGCCGAATATTTCGGCACAGACACAGACACACTTCTTATGAGCGGCGATACCGCAAGGGTATCCGACCCCCGCCTTAAATTCGCACTTTTCGGTGAAACCGAAATAGACGACGATGTACTCGACGATGTAAAACGTCTTGCTATGCTCCAGCTTGAGCTTCGCCGCAGCAAAGAAAAGGACGGAAAGAAGTAA
- a CDS encoding peptidylprolyl isomerase, with amino-acid sequence MKKRTAATAAILACTMMFSGCSDSILTSGTDSGTTSVENIWTAKDDDIVAWATSDSLSDEEKEYYQVKFKDFYPEYSFTIANYGLDETNSAYASYAQSYRKNIIDMLTNEKLILRKAKELGLDQLTEEEMAEVEKAYTKNLSDWYASFEKKAKTALGISTDDTSGTEDSANDEKILEKEKELFNEYIAGFGLTEDTFLMWQTNTAIQKKVNDYLLKDITVSDSEVDDYITKLKAEAKQAYEKSASSYATDSEYKKVWIPEDARYIKYIAVGIASSDYAEINAARNESGADDAEIDKKRDEKLAEIKEKADAALKKATADGADFDAVVKEYSSAYSESTAGEQILVLNSKGLISDALYDAVFALEKPGDISGLIPTDSGYYIVKYVSDAKVTDSDLSDYRKTVRQELLTSRQSEKTNAILEEWRSAVNYEYDYEKLNITKEEETSSDASGSSADSKAENETSSAASSGTATSE; translated from the coding sequence ATGAAGAAAAGAACAGCGGCGACAGCCGCAATACTCGCCTGTACAATGATGTTCTCCGGCTGCAGCGACAGCATTCTTACATCAGGTACTGACAGCGGCACAACAAGTGTGGAAAATATCTGGACGGCAAAAGACGACGACATCGTGGCATGGGCCACCTCAGACTCGCTTTCGGATGAAGAAAAGGAATATTATCAGGTCAAATTCAAGGATTTCTATCCCGAATATTCCTTCACCATAGCAAATTACGGCCTTGACGAAACAAATTCCGCTTATGCCTCCTACGCTCAGTCGTACAGAAAGAATATAATAGATATGCTGACCAACGAAAAGCTGATACTCAGAAAAGCCAAGGAGCTGGGACTTGATCAGCTTACCGAAGAAGAAATGGCTGAGGTCGAAAAGGCCTATACAAAGAATCTCAGCGACTGGTACGCCTCATTCGAGAAAAAGGCGAAGACCGCACTCGGCATAAGCACCGATGATACCTCCGGCACAGAGGACAGTGCCAACGACGAAAAGATTCTTGAAAAGGAAAAAGAGCTTTTCAATGAATATATTGCAGGCTTCGGTCTTACCGAGGATACATTTCTGATGTGGCAGACCAACACGGCAATACAGAAAAAAGTCAACGACTACCTTCTTAAAGATATTACCGTATCCGACTCTGAGGTCGATGATTATATCACAAAGCTCAAAGCAGAGGCTAAGCAGGCATACGAAAAGAGTGCTTCAAGCTATGCCACAGACTCCGAGTACAAAAAGGTATGGATACCCGAAGACGCACGTTATATCAAATATATAGCCGTAGGCATTGCATCTTCGGATTATGCCGAGATAAATGCCGCAAGAAACGAGAGCGGCGCAGATGACGCAGAGATCGACAAGAAGCGTGACGAAAAGTTAGCTGAGATAAAGGAAAAGGCTGATGCCGCACTTAAAAAGGCTACCGCAGATGGCGCAGACTTTGACGCAGTGGTAAAGGAATACAGCAGTGCATATTCCGAATCTACCGCAGGCGAACAGATACTCGTACTGAACTCAAAGGGACTTATTTCCGATGCGCTTTACGATGCAGTTTTCGCCCTTGAAAAGCCGGGCGATATAAGCGGACTTATCCCCACCGACAGCGGATATTATATCGTAAAGTATGTAAGCGATGCAAAGGTTACCGACAGCGACTTAAGCGATTACAGGAAGACCGTAAGGCAAGAGCTTTTGACCTCACGTCAGAGCGAAAAGACCAACGCTATACTTGAGGAATGGCGCAGTGCAGTAAATTACGAATATGACTACGAAAAGCTGAACATCACCAAGGAAGAAGAAACATCGTCCGATGCTTCCGGTTCTTCGGCTGACAGTAAAGCCGAAAATGAAACCTCCTCCGCAGCATCCTCCGGTACCGCAACATCGGAATAA
- a CDS encoding BMP family ABC transporter substrate-binding protein, with the protein MKKLSRYIKILALALSAVLTLCACSGDGASSGESSSAPDYSLDTSAKVGYVYNEEISRDNMTYMFEKSRKDIETALGLETCYVDGVAVSQFENAVKALKNEGCSIIVSASHVFANSALSYAKKDKDVYILSYGGTASLTNLTTFRPKLYQPAFVCGTVAAWNSSSHKIGIVADDLMYCSNGVINAFILGIQQIYKERETDVEIIYAETKAQTETAVNTLEGKGCDVIFSYQSDDYCMYYCDSIGMRSIGFTNDMAYSAPKYGLVGYYLNWATFITDTVRTCINDNFMAEVYVGGFSEAFVKLTPYSAACKKETLTIADTLYDYVKKGKAKIFEGEIRDKDGLARVGTGATLDDMKVLAMDYLVYGVTYIDNIIDPVPNPTTSDLIVKKEYVS; encoded by the coding sequence TTGAAAAAGCTATCAAGATATATAAAAATACTGGCGCTTGCCTTGTCGGCGGTACTGACACTCTGCGCCTGCTCGGGCGACGGTGCAAGCTCGGGTGAAAGCTCATCGGCACCTGACTATTCGCTTGATACATCCGCCAAGGTCGGATATGTATACAATGAAGAAATATCAAGGGACAACATGACATATATGTTTGAGAAAAGCCGTAAAGATATTGAAACGGCGCTCGGCCTTGAAACCTGTTATGTGGACGGCGTTGCGGTGTCGCAGTTTGAAAATGCCGTAAAAGCGCTCAAAAACGAGGGTTGCAGTATCATAGTATCGGCATCGCACGTTTTTGCAAACTCGGCGCTCAGCTATGCGAAAAAGGATAAGGACGTGTATATACTGAGCTACGGCGGCACGGCATCGCTCACGAACCTTACAACGTTCCGGCCGAAGCTGTATCAGCCTGCGTTCGTCTGCGGAACGGTAGCGGCTTGGAATTCTTCATCGCACAAGATAGGAATAGTCGCAGACGATCTTATGTACTGCTCAAACGGTGTTATAAACGCATTTATCCTCGGAATACAGCAGATATACAAGGAACGTGAAACGGATGTCGAAATAATCTATGCGGAAACCAAAGCACAGACGGAAACTGCGGTAAATACGCTTGAGGGCAAGGGCTGTGATGTAATATTCTCGTATCAGTCGGATGATTACTGTATGTACTACTGCGATTCAATCGGAATGAGGTCGATAGGCTTTACAAACGATATGGCTTATTCGGCTCCGAAATACGGGCTTGTAGGGTATTATCTCAACTGGGCTACGTTTATCACGGACACGGTGAGAACCTGCATAAACGATAACTTTATGGCGGAGGTTTATGTCGGAGGCTTCAGTGAAGCGTTTGTGAAGCTGACACCTTATTCTGCCGCCTGCAAGAAGGAAACGCTCACCATAGCGGATACTCTTTATGACTATGTAAAGAAAGGCAAGGCGAAGATATTCGAGGGCGAAATCCGTGACAAGGACGGCCTTGCAAGAGTGGGTACGGGAGCAACGCTTGACGATATGAAGGTGCTGGCGATGGATTATCTTGTTTACGGAGTAACGTATATAGATAATATTATCGACCCTGTGCCGAATCCCACAACATCAGACCTTATAGTGAAGAAGGAGTATGTTTCGTGA
- a CDS encoding terminase family protein, translated as MKDNDVKGGRRVVWSPQERQAEFMQRGEYEALYGGAAGGGKSDALLAEALRQADKACYRGIIFRKTYPQLTELEDRSQTLYKGAYPAARYNKTKHCWSFPSGAKIYFGAMQHKKDRLNYQGKHYDFVGFDELTQFSFDEYSYMFSRNRPGGKGTRVYIRATANPGGPGHSWVKQRFITAGEPMKPIIEEHKVKKPDGAEIIIRKSRVFIPASVFDNKELLRNDPEYLASLSMLPTAERKALLYGDWNSFTGQVFTEWRDDPEHYCDRRWTHVIAPFEIPRHWEIVRGFDFGYTRPFSVGWYAVDTKGCIYRIREYYGCTDKANEGIRLEPSVIAENIRKIERDDPNIRGRNVYGVADPSIFDKSRGESVADLMARSPNFIIWSPGDNARISGKMQYHNRLAFNSDGEAMFYCFNTCREFIRTIPALMYDEKNVEDIDTTMEDHIYDECRYVLMEHPIAAPVKRGEVPAGDDPLEQRKPERAESFYMM; from the coding sequence ATGAAAGATAACGATGTAAAAGGCGGAAGGAGGGTGGTATGGTCGCCGCAGGAAAGGCAGGCGGAGTTTATGCAAAGGGGAGAGTATGAGGCTTTGTACGGGGGTGCCGCCGGCGGAGGTAAGTCTGACGCACTTCTGGCGGAGGCGCTCAGGCAGGCGGATAAGGCTTGCTACAGGGGGATAATTTTCAGGAAAACGTATCCGCAACTGACGGAGCTTGAGGACAGGTCGCAGACGCTTTATAAAGGTGCATATCCTGCGGCGAGATACAACAAGACCAAGCACTGCTGGAGCTTTCCGTCCGGGGCTAAAATCTATTTCGGGGCGATGCAACATAAGAAAGACAGGCTTAACTATCAGGGCAAGCATTATGACTTTGTGGGGTTCGATGAACTGACGCAGTTTTCCTTTGACGAATACAGTTATATGTTTTCGAGAAACAGGCCGGGCGGAAAAGGCACGAGGGTGTACATCAGAGCCACGGCGAATCCGGGCGGACCGGGTCATTCGTGGGTAAAGCAAAGGTTTATAACGGCAGGCGAGCCGATGAAACCGATAATAGAAGAACATAAGGTGAAAAAGCCCGACGGGGCGGAGATAATCATTAGAAAATCGAGAGTGTTCATCCCGGCAAGCGTATTTGACAATAAGGAGCTGTTGCGAAACGACCCTGAATATCTTGCGAGCCTGTCTATGCTTCCGACCGCCGAGAGAAAGGCGCTTCTGTACGGGGATTGGAACAGTTTTACGGGGCAGGTTTTCACCGAATGGAGAGATGACCCGGAGCATTATTGCGACAGAAGATGGACGCACGTCATAGCGCCGTTTGAGATACCTCGCCACTGGGAGATAGTGAGGGGATTTGATTTCGGGTATACAAGGCCGTTTTCGGTAGGGTGGTATGCGGTGGATACTAAAGGGTGCATCTACAGGATAAGGGAATACTACGGCTGTACGGATAAGGCGAATGAGGGCATAAGGCTTGAGCCGTCGGTAATTGCCGAGAATATCAGAAAAATAGAGCGTGACGATCCGAATATAAGAGGGAGAAATGTGTACGGGGTCGCAGACCCTTCAATATTCGATAAAAGCCGTGGGGAAAGCGTCGCAGACCTTATGGCACGGTCGCCTAACTTTATAATCTGGTCGCCGGGGGATAACGCAAGAATATCGGGTAAGATGCAGTACCATAACAGGCTGGCGTTCAACAGTGACGGGGAGGCGATGTTCTATTGCTTCAACACCTGCAGAGAGTTTATCAGGACTATTCCTGCGCTTATGTATGACGAAAAGAACGTGGAGGATATTGACACAACGATGGAGGATCACATATATGACGAATGCAGGTATGTCCTTATGGAGCATCCTATTGCCGCACCGGTAAAGCGTGGTGAGGTTCCTGCAGGTGACGATCCTCTCGAACAGAGAAAGCCCGAAAGGGCGGAATCGTTCTATATGATGTGA
- a CDS encoding ImmA/IrrE family metallo-endopeptidase, whose protein sequence is MEQLIKTAQDNDILIVDMRMKGKQGAMSQCTDGMCIIAIDPHKVKSIADRKEKTVHELGHCMTGAFYDATCPVIPRGRCERRATAWAVTHTFTRRTLIKAIRSGLTELWQLADYFNVTEHFMKDALTYYELYNGE, encoded by the coding sequence TTGGAACAGCTTATAAAAACCGCACAGGATAACGATATACTTATTGTAGATATGCGTATGAAGGGCAAGCAGGGCGCTATGAGCCAATGCACCGACGGTATGTGCATTATCGCCATAGACCCTCATAAAGTGAAAAGTATAGCCGACCGAAAAGAAAAAACCGTTCACGAGCTCGGACACTGCATGACCGGCGCCTTCTATGACGCAACCTGCCCCGTCATCCCCCGCGGCAGATGCGAACGCCGTGCTACAGCGTGGGCTGTGACCCACACGTTCACCAGAAGAACGCTTATAAAAGCTATTAGAAGCGGCCTTACAGAGCTTTGGCAATTAGCAGATTACTTCAACGTGACCGAGCATTTTATGAAAGATGCCCTGACCTACTACGAGCTTTACAACGGCGAATAA